From Clostridiaceae bacterium, a single genomic window includes:
- a CDS encoding cell wall metabolism sensor histidine kinase WalK: MLGEHRMFLKSLQWRLVAFFCIVTFCLIIPISFLLNKSVEYTYYDIFIQDIQRVFKGWDVTSSNPSLMEIQNGIRNNPNVFYIMGENRSYTIVGRKDNTIYFSSDPSYDEMSNGKFLNGLLQSENFLKGLAGTGDGDNNRLVRYDNRDFFDYAKPIGDYVLYIRFYKDEWQRTINVFNRIIFSSLLFALTFAIILGYLLSKTITVPIVRLMHKAESIARGDFSQVLEVKSDDEIGKLTEAFNYMSKNLRDTLAEISSEKNKIETILNYMTDGVVAFNKKGEVIHTNPAFIEMVGEENFEESFNDYTRRLGLDFTIEDIMQQKTINGKEFDIEIGDRAARIYFAVFEEKDGEPGGIIAVVQDVTRQMKLEKMRREFVANVSHELRTPLTSIKSYSETLLDGALEDPVMSRKFLSVINTEADRMTRLVKDLLQLSSHDNNQAKLNIQKIYLTEIVKNCVEKMRIEADGKNQILEYHAGSEIPVVHADRDRIEQVIVNLLSNAIKYTPAGGKIVVDLGVLPEEVFIKIVDTGIGIPEEDIPRIFERFYRVDKARSREMGGTGLGLSIAKEIVEAHSGQITIESQLGKGTEVMVKLPIRNKDNDIFNEGVIQS; this comes from the coding sequence ATGTTAGGGGAGCATAGGATGTTTTTAAAGAGTCTTCAGTGGAGACTTGTAGCTTTTTTTTGTATAGTGACTTTTTGTTTAATAATACCTATAAGTTTTTTATTAAACAAAAGTGTAGAATATACCTATTACGATATATTTATCCAGGATATTCAGAGAGTTTTTAAAGGCTGGGATGTAACAAGCAGCAATCCAAGCCTTATGGAAATTCAAAATGGTATAAGAAATAACCCTAACGTGTTTTATATAATGGGTGAAAATAGAAGTTATACTATTGTTGGAAGGAAAGATAATACTATCTATTTTTCCTCAGACCCCTCATATGATGAAATGAGCAATGGTAAGTTCCTTAACGGCCTGCTTCAGTCTGAGAATTTTCTAAAAGGGTTGGCAGGTACGGGAGACGGTGATAATAACAGGCTGGTAAGATATGACAACAGGGATTTTTTTGATTATGCAAAACCAATAGGTGACTATGTGTTATATATCAGGTTTTATAAAGATGAATGGCAAAGAACAATTAATGTGTTTAACAGGATTATATTTAGTAGCTTGTTATTTGCGCTGACATTTGCGATAATACTTGGATATCTTCTTTCAAAAACTATAACAGTTCCTATTGTCAGGTTAATGCATAAGGCAGAAAGTATTGCCCGTGGTGATTTTAGTCAGGTTCTGGAAGTGAAGTCCGATGATGAAATAGGAAAACTTACTGAAGCTTTCAACTATATGTCAAAAAATTTAAGAGATACCTTAGCTGAGATTTCCAGTGAAAAAAACAAAATTGAAACGATATTGAATTATATGACTGACGGTGTTGTTGCATTCAACAAGAAAGGTGAAGTTATACACACAAATCCTGCGTTTATTGAAATGGTGGGAGAGGAAAATTTTGAGGAAAGCTTTAATGATTATACAAGGAGATTAGGCCTAGATTTTACTATTGAAGATATAATGCAACAGAAAACCATAAACGGTAAAGAATTTGATATAGAAATAGGTGACAGAGCGGCAAGAATCTATTTTGCAGTATTTGAAGAAAAAGACGGAGAGCCTGGAGGAATAATTGCTGTTGTGCAGGATGTAACCAGACAAATGAAACTGGAAAAGATGAGAAGAGAATTTGTGGCAAATGTATCTCATGAATTAAGGACTCCGCTGACATCCATAAAAAGCTACTCAGAGACCTTGCTGGATGGAGCACTGGAGGATCCTGTCATGTCAAGAAAATTCCTTTCAGTCATTAATACTGAAGCAGACAGGATGACGAGGCTGGTTAAAGACTTGCTTCAGCTTTCCAGCCATGATAATAATCAAGCTAAGCTTAACATACAAAAAATTTATTTGACCGAAATTGTAAAGAACTGTGTTGAAAAAATGAGGATAGAGGCAGATGGGAAAAACCAAATACTGGAATACCATGCTGGAAGTGAGATTCCTGTAGTACATGCAGACAGGGACAGAATTGAACAGGTCATTGTTAACTTGTTAAGTAATGCAATAAAATATACACCTGCGGGTGGGAAAATAGTAGTAGATTTAGGTGTATTGCCAGAGGAAGTATTTATAAAAATTGTTGATACAGGTATTGGTATACCCGAAGAGGATATACCAAGAATATTCGAGAGATTTTATCGGGTAGATAAAGCCCGTTCAAGAGAAATGGGCGGAACGGGACTGGGCTTGTCTATTGCAAAGGAGATTGTTGAAGCTCATTCAGGGCAAATAACTATAGAAAGCCAGTTGGGAAAAGGTACTGAAGTAATGGTAAAACTACCTATTAGAAACAAGGATAATGATATTTTTAACGAGGGTGTAATTCAATCTTAA
- a CDS encoding response regulator transcription factor — protein MDKKILIVDDEKNIVDILKYNLKKEGFETIEAYDGEQAINMALNNKPDLIILDVMLPKYDGFTVCRKLRQSISTPIIMLTAKEEEVDKVLGLELGADDYITKPFSTRELIARIKANLRRTVFENSSNNDTANVLNFGDLAIDIDRYEVRRDGEVIDLTLREFELVKFLAMHNGQIFTRESLLEKVWGYEYYGDVRTVDVTIRRIREKLEKDTSNCEYILTKRGVGYYFRKSC, from the coding sequence GTGGATAAAAAAATTCTCATTGTAGACGATGAAAAAAATATTGTAGATATATTAAAGTACAATTTAAAAAAAGAAGGTTTTGAAACTATAGAAGCCTACGATGGGGAACAAGCCATAAACATGGCGCTAAATAACAAGCCTGATCTGATTATTCTTGACGTGATGCTGCCAAAATATGACGGTTTTACCGTATGCCGTAAATTAAGGCAGTCGATTTCCACCCCAATAATAATGCTTACAGCAAAAGAAGAAGAAGTTGATAAAGTTCTCGGCCTTGAATTAGGAGCTGATGATTATATAACCAAGCCATTTAGTACAAGAGAGTTAATAGCAAGAATTAAGGCAAATTTGAGAAGAACGGTTTTTGAAAATTCCTCAAATAATGATACGGCAAATGTCCTAAATTTTGGTGATCTTGCAATAGATATTGACAGGTATGAAGTGAGACGGGATGGTGAAGTTATAGATCTTACACTAAGAGAATTCGAATTGGTGAAGTTCCTGGCTATGCACAATGGCCAAATTTTTACCCGAGAGAGTCTCCTTGAAAAAGTTTGGGGTTATGAATATTATGGTGATGTTCGTACTGTAGATGTTACTATTAGAAGGATAAGGGAAAAATTGGAGAAGGATACTTCAAACTGTGAATATATCCTCACAAAAAGAGGAGTAGGTTACTATTTCAGGAAGTCATGTTAG
- a CDS encoding Spo0E family sporulation regulatory protein-aspartic acid phosphatase: MQSMLEAILSKMHDRLDQLIVYHNYDLQHSEIQEYSKKLDEIILLYTKNTKVQKEDTSN; the protein is encoded by the coding sequence TTGCAGAGCATGCTGGAAGCAATTTTGTCGAAAATGCATGACAGATTGGATCAGCTTATAGTATACCATAATTATGATTTACAGCATAGCGAAATTCAGGAATATAGCAAAAAGCTAGATGAAATAATCCTCCTTTATACCAAAAATACCAAGGTACAAAAGGAGGATACTTCAAATTAG